Sequence from the Gemmatimonas sp. genome:
GGTCGGTACGGACCGGCGTCGTGGGCCGCCCCGAGGCGACGGAACCGCGCATCGACAGGTCCCACCGTGTGCCAAACCGGCGACCGGCGATCACGGTGGCGGAGAACGGGGCATCGTACGCCCCACGGCGCCAGAGCCCGTCGCCGGCCACATGGCGCACCCGGGTGTGGCTGAGCGCCACCTGCCAGTACAGCCCCTCGAACAGCTGCCGCTGCGCAAACAGCTCGATCCCGCGTACCCGACCTCGCCCCAGGCTCCGCATCGGCACGAGGGCACTCACCACATCGTAGCTGTCGCCGGCGTTGGCCAGCGTGAGTTGCGGGATCCCGGTGGCCACCGGATAGGCCGCATACCGCTTCTCGTACCCCTCCAGGGTGATCTTCAGCGCCGGGGCCGGCGTCCAGCTGACTCCCACAATCGCATGATCGGCGCGCATCGGGGATAGCGAGCGGTTGCCGTCGATGGCGGCGAGATACACGAGCGGCACCTGCTGGTGATAGCGCCCCACCGCCGCCGTCAGGTCGAGGACCGGCGACAGGCGAATGGCCGCCGCCAATCGGGGGGATACCCGAATCGCCTCGGCGAGGTCGAACCGGTCGGCGCGCACCCCCGCCGTGAGCTGGGCCGGTCCGGCATCGCGACTGATCTGCAGGTGCACCCCCTCAATGCCTGACGGCATCGTGGAGTCGATCCGGAACGGCTGCACCCGGCCACTGGGCACCAGCGGCAGGTAGCTGCCGAATGGCGCCTCCATGCGGGTCCGCGTTCCGAGCCTCCGGACGACCGCGCCGGCCGTCAGTTCCCCGAGCGCGCCCAGTTGCGCCGTCAGGTCGTACCGCACCGTCAGCTCGGCTTCACGCGATCGATTGAACCACACCCGCGCGCCGTTCAGGCGGGCTTCGGTCACATCCTCGCCGTAGCCGAGGCTCGCCCGACTGACGGTGAACCGGCCGGCCCCCTGGACACCAATGGGATGCTGCCAGCCCAGCCCCACCATGTGACGATCGCCGCGGACGCGCTCGGTGCCGGTCGGATCGATGTTGCCGACATCGTCGGGCAGGCTGACGAAGTCGATGGCGTCCCGTCCGCCAAGGGCCGAGAGCCACAGCCGATGGCCCGACCCGGATTCCCAGGCCGCGCGCAGCTGGCCGTTCGTGGTACGCGGAATGGCCGTGAGCCCGAATGGCCCTGCGAGGAGGCCGAAGTAGCCTTCGCGAGCCGACGCGATCACGGAGGCGCGACGCCCCAACGGCCCCTCGACAATGGCGCCCACGCCGGCCAGGCTCATGTCGGCCTGTGTGCGCCAGCAGTTCGTTGTGGATCATGCCGATGCCGCCACCCGACGTCCCCTGGGCGCCGAAGTGATTGATGTTCGGGACCTCGAAGCCATCGAGCAGAAAGAGATTCTCGCTCGGTGCGCCCCCCCGGACGATGATGTCGTTCCGCTGGTCATTGCCGGCGGCGACCCCGGGCAGGGCCTGCACCAGGCGACTCACGTCGGCCAGCGCCCCCGGGGCGCGGCGCACCAGGTCGGACGTCAGTGTCGTGACCGACACCGGCGCGTCGTTCGGGGGCGCGAGGGCGGCCGCATCGCGCGCCACCCGGACCGCCGTCAGCATGGCTTCGAGCCGGGCCAGTTCGAAGCGCAACACGGTCGGATATCCGGCGCTGACCGCCACGTCGGGCGCGACCCCAGGGCGGAAGCCCACTCGACTCGCCTGCACCCGGTAGCTCCCGGCCGGCACCCCGCCGATGGCGAAGGCCCCCTCGCCATCGGTCCGCGTGGCCAGTCCGGCACCGATCAGCGTAACCGTCACATCGACCACCGGACGCTGGGACAGGCGATCGACGATCCGTCCGCGGATCATCCGGTGGTGTCCGCCGGGGACACGCGTGGCGATTGGGCGGCGATCGCCGCCAGCGGCGCCCCCTCCAGGACGCCAAGGAACAGCACGAGATGGTACGGGAAGCGCATGGTCAGGCGGGTTGGGGGCGGGGGCGATTCCCGACCTGGGATTGCGCTCCGCCCGACGCGGGCAATATTTGCGAGTGATTACTCGCATACCACTCGCATCCTCACTCATGCGCGGCCGCCGCCGATCCCCTCCGGTCTCCCCTCGGAAAGCCCCGCAACAGGACCGCTCCCGGGCCCTCGTGGAGTGGATCGTCGAGGGCGCTACTCGCATTCTCGCCGCGGACGGACTCACTGGGCTGACCACGAATCGGGTCGCCGAGGTCGCTGGGATCAGCGTCGGTTCGCTGTACCAGTATTTCCCGAACAAGGACGCCATCGTGGTCGCGATCATCGAACGCGCCCAGCGCGAGACGGTCGCGGCGGTGGAGGCGGTCGCCGCGCAGGTGCAGGGCGCGCCGCTGGCCGACAGCGTGGCGGCGCTCGTGGACCTGGCGATCGCGGCGCAATACGATCGCAGCCGACTGGCCGCCGCCCTGGATCACGAGGAGCAGCGCCTCGAACTCGGGGCCGCGCTGGCGCCCGGGCACGAGCGCGTACGCGCGGCCATTGCCAGCGTGATCGGCGGGCACCTGCCCCCCGAGACACCCGACCTGGTGCTCGAGGCCGCGGATGACCTCTTCCTGCTCGTGCGGTCGATGGTCGACCATGCCGGTGCCGCGGGGCTGCCGCGCGACCAGACACGGCGACGTGTCCTGCGGGCGGCGCTCGGCTACCTCGAGGCCTGTCGCCGCACCGACCGCTGACCGCGGCAGCCGCTCTGCGGGTCAGCGCACCGGCCGCGCCAGGCAGTCGGCCCCGGCCAGGTTGGTGCTGTCCCCCCCACCGTTGGAGGTACGGGGGGAGGAGCGCTCATGCCGGGAGGCAACCATTTGCCATTGAGCGCCCATCCTCGGCGATTGTCGGACCCCTGCCGTAAGCTGGGGGATCGAGAGTTCCTGGTGACCCACGACGCGGCGATGTGCCCGAGGTTCGACCAATGACGATGCGTGCCTTGCTTGGAGTATTGCTGTTGCTGGCGTGTAGTGCCAATCCCGTGTCCTCGCTCGAGGAGCGGCAGAGCTGCCGCATTACCCGCATCGTCGACGGCGACACCGTCGACTGCGATGAGCAGCGCATTCGGCTCTTGCTCATCGACACCCCCGAGCGCAATCAGCCCCCCTTTGGCGCCCAGGCCGCGGCTGCCCTGGCGCAACTCATCCCCGTGGGGAGCGTGGTGCGGCTCGAATTCGACGTGCGCCGCACCGACCGGTACGGCCGCACCCTGGCCTATCTCCATACCGAGCGCGGCGTGTTCGTGAACGAAGCGCTCACGCGCGCCGGGTACGCCGTGCCGCTGGTGTACCCGCCCAACGTGCGCCATGTGGAGCGCATCCGCGCCGCCGCCGAACAGGCCAGGGTCGCGCGCGCCGGCCTGTGGTCGGTCGACGGCTTCGCGTGCCTGCCGGCGGATGCGCGCGCGGGTCGGTGTTGAGCCCTGCCGTCATGAAGCGAGCGTTCTTCGCGACGAGCGATAGGGACGGCCGTTCATAATCACACGTACCGGCTGCCTCGCCGCATCACGGGCCGCGGTAGAAGCTCCAGTTCCGTTCCCCGAGCGCCGCGAACAGCGCCATGGTATCGTGGTCCACGTTGGGGAGCAGAATGTACTCGTGCGCCACACCGAGCCCGCGAAGCAGCGTGCTGAATGCCGCGCTGGCCGGCGCCGTGTTGTCGGCATCGCCCACGACGATGCGGAGTCGTACGCGGGCCCCCGCGCGCTGCGCAAACGACTCCGCCACAGTGAGCGGGCTCTGCGCGCGATAGTAGGCCAGATCGTCACTGTACACCTCGCGAAAGATGCGGGCCCGCTCGGCGGGGTTGGCGCGCGCGCGCGGGCCGTCGAAGTCAAGGTCCAACGGACCGGCAGCGAGCATCGAGATGGCGCCGAAGCGTTCGGGGTAGCGCAGCCCGATGCGCGCCACGCCGTACCCGCCCATGCTGAACCCCTCGAGGATCCGCCCCTCGCGGGTGGCCACCGTGCGGAAGCGCGCGTCCACCTCGGCGACCAGGTCACGCGCCACCACCGTCTCCATGGGCGTGCGGCCGTCCTTGGAGTCGGCCCACATGCTCGACGTCATGCCGTTGGCGAACACCACCAGCATGGGCGGGATGCGTCCCGACCGGATGGCCGCGTCGAAGTGCGCGGCGACCGGCGCGATACCACCCAGCCCGCCGCCGGATCCGTGCAGCCAGTACAGCACCGGGAAACGCCGCGCCGGCTCGGCGTCATACTGCGGCGGCTGGTAGATGTGGTACGACACCGCGGTCCGCGCCGCTTCGCTCTGGAAGATGCGGTACACTACGCCAGGCGCATTGACCGTCGTCGTGACCCAGCCCGGTGTTGGCGTTGGCGGTTCGGGAGCCGGTTCCGCAGGGAGCGGCGCACTGCGCCCGCTGCACGCGATGCTCGAGGCGAGCAGTGTCGCTGCCCCGATGGTCCGGAGCGATGGCCAGAGGCCGCTGCGGCGGTGACGGTTGGGCGTCATTGTGGCCTGCCGTGCTTGCGGCGGCGGCCCTGTTCGGTGGTGCTGGCCTGCATGCCTTTCAGGCGGTCCCGCAGCGTTTCCACCAGACGCCGTTCGCCGGGACGCAGTTCGACCAGGATGGCGTCGGCCGCCTGTTCCCAGCGGTCACGATCTGCCACCCGCGCCGCCGAGTCGAGCGTCGTGAGGTGCGGCGTGATCCGACGGGCGAGGGCATCGGCCGCGTTCAGCACCGCAGGCCATGCCCGTTGCGCACCCGGGCGTCCACGTGCCAACCCGCGCCCTTCGCGACCTGTTGTCGAGTCCGTGCGTCGATGCAGCACATCGACGAGGGTGGCCACCAGCTCGAAGCGGGTCACCTCCGCCTCCGTCTGAATCCAGCAGGGATTGGGAAGCGCCCGCCCCGCGGCCATGAGCGGGAGGAAGAAGTTGTTGCCCGCGAACGGACCGTACGGCGACGGCACGAACCACACGTGCAGCATGTGCAGCGTGTTGCCGCTCCCGCCCCCGAGCCCGGGGTGGTCGTGCCATGCCGCCAGCGGGCTCTCGAAGAGCGCCGGCATCGTTGCGTCGGTCGGACCGCGAAAGGCAAAGGCCACGCCCACCAGGCTGTCCCGTCCCGCGATGCGCGTGAACAGCAGGTGATCGGGCGCGTCGGCTTGCACCGCGTCCTGCATGCGGTTCCGGCTGATCCAGTGCACGCCCATGGTGGGGATGTCACCGAATTGCGGGGTGAATCCGGCGGCCGATGCGGCATCCGTGCGGTTCAGCGTACCGGCCGAACGCACGAGCCGATCGATCATGGCGCGGTCGGATGCGGGCAGCCCCGTCCACGGTGGCGCGGCCAGCGCGCGGCAGTCGACCGGGGTGCTGGCGTGGCCCTGATGGCCGGCGTGGTCGTGCTGGGCGCGGAGTGACGCCGGCGAGGCCAGGAGGCCGACGCCGAAGACGGCAGGCAGAAGGCGTTGGAGGGACAAATCACGCATGGTGCAGGTTCCGGTCAGCGTCGCCGCGGTGTGTTGCCCCCGATCGGGACATTCGCGCCGGCGACCAGGCGAAAGCGGGCGCCGTCACGCACGAAGGTCCAGCGCCCCTCCACAAATGGCCGCACCGCGAGGCCGAGCGCCCGCGGTTCGATCCCCACCAGCAGGTTGGGCGCCGCGCGCGTCTCGCGTACGCCCGTGTCGCGGTCGTCGGTGCGCAGCAGCCCCACGCCACCGCCAACGTACACGCCGCGCAGTGGCACGGTGAGGTCCGCGTTGAGCTGCCAGTCGGTGGCGCTATCCCCAAGGAAGACGTCGCCACTTGGCACGAACGCGAGTCGTCGCGCCACGGGCAGCCGCAGTTGGGCCCCCGCGCTCCAGCGCTCGGCGACGAAATCATGGCCACCGCGAATACCAAGGGCGGCGGTGGGGGCGCCGAGGGCGCCGACCGGTAGTCGAGCCCCGCGACCGCCCTGCGTGGGGCCGCGTCGGGGACCGCGCTGCGCGTCGGCGACGTGCGGCAGCAGCGGGATCAGGCAGGCAATCACGGTCGCGTACAGTCGAATACGCATGAGGGCTCCAGAGGGGACACGCATGGGGCGAGCGTTGCCCCTGTCTCAGCGGGTTCGACGACCTGGCCGTCTGATTCGTTAACCGGTGGGAGCGGGGCCGTCGGTCGCCGGGCTGTTCAACCACGAGGACCCGGTGGCGCAGCGGAGATGCAGCATACGCACTACATACTTCACATGTGACATCGCTCGACGCGCATCGCCCGTACGACGTGCGACCGGCAGGAACGCATTGGCCCTGCCAATGCGAACGCCCGGACTCGAACCGGGATGGAGTGCCTCGCCGGCGGCCTGGACGGCATCCCGACAGGCAACGCCGCCACTCTTGCTGCGTGCGCGAACGCTTCCGCCACGGAGCGCGGGCTATGCGCGCGGTGGGACGCGAGGGCGTTGCCGTACACCGCCTGCCTGATGCGGGCGTACCCCCCGTTGCGACGGGCTCCATCCTTGATGGTTAGCCGTACATGCGGTATGGTTATCCATATGAAGACAACCCTGAACATCGACGACACGGTCATGGCCAGTTTGCGTCGCGAGGCCGCGCGCACTGGGCGCACCATGTCCGAATTGGTGGAGACGGCGCTGCGACAGCTGCTGCGACGGGCGCCGGCGGCCGCGGAGCTGCCGCCCCTGCCCAGCTTCCAGTCCGGCGGGGCGTTGGTGGATGTGTCCGACCGCGAGGCGCTGTACCGCCAGATGGAGGGGCGGTAGGTGTTCGTGGTCGACACCAACGTGCTGGTGTATGCCGCCGATGCCAACGCGCCCGAGCACCTGCGCTGCCGAGCACTGCTGGAGCGGTGGCGGCGTCAGGCCGGTGCCTGGTACCTCACATGGGGCAACTGCTACGAGTTCCTGCGCATCGTGACGCACCCGCGCGTCTTTCGGCAGCCGTGGAGCAGCGAGGCGGCGAACGAGTTCCTGACGGCGATCCAGCGGTCTCCGGGGCTGTCCATGCTGGTGCCTACCGAGCGCCATGCGGCCGTACTGGCAGAAGCGGTGGCCGAGGTCCCCGTGATTGGTGGCAATCTGTGGCACGACGCCGAAACAGCGGTGCTGATGCGTGAGCACGGCATTCGTCGGATCTGCACCCGCGATACGGACTTTGCCCGCTTTCCGTGGGTGGAGATGGTGGACCCGCTCACGGGGGAGCCGTAGGGCGGCGCCGCGTATCGCATTGCGGCACGCCCATCGCCAGTACGACGTGCGAACGCCCAGGAGCGCGCTGGTGCCGCCAATGCGAACGCCCGGACTCGAACCGGGATGGGTTGCCCCGCCAGCTCCTAAGGCTGAATCCGTAGGGAAGGCGGGGGATCCACCAGAGGGGCGTGAGCGGGCAGAACGGGTCAGGACAGGGCAGGGTGGTACGACAGTTTGTACTACATCCTGCTTCGACAAGCGGCGGTTTGGTTGATAAATCGTAGAGCCGTTGTGCTGCCGATTGTCACATGCGTCCGGATCCTCAAGACTCGTCTACAAGTTGTTCGGTTCCTGGGCATTCAGCTGGCCCTCACGAGCTGAGAGTAATCGCCCCAGCTCGTTGGTTCACGAGCTGGGGCGATTACTCTCAGTTAGTCATTTGCCTTCGGATCTCCGGAGTCCACAAGCTCCGGAAGTGCGATCTGATTTGGATCGAAGACCGATCGAAAGTTCACCACGGGCGGAAGTAACGGCGGTAACCCCGCCTTTACCACGGTGCTGACGACCGTCTCACGAATGAACGGATAGAGAATAGAAGGGCCGACCTGCGCGGCGACAAATCGAAGCTGCTGATCAGTGTCGTTCGGGTCGACGCTATCTTCGAGCTCAAAGACCGCGCGGTAGCTGGCACGGAGTGTAAGTGGCTTGAAGTCTTTGATCTCGATGCTGAGTTCAACGCCAAGAGAATGAGAAGTGATGCGGTTGAGGCCAAGGCCAAAAAGCAGTGGAGGAAACTCCGTGCTGAATGCCTCGCTCAATTCATGGCGGGTAAAGCTGAGCTGCCACAGCTCAGGGGGTGAAACCTTCAACCCTGCGCTGTGCATGTCTTTCGAGGCGTCACGAGACACTGGAGTACTCCCGTCCACGAAACGCAGTGGGCTCCTCATGTTCGGCAGCCATCAGCTGGTTAACCAACGTGAAGTTGTTTTGGCGGAACTGGTTTGGATTGCGCCCCCTCGAGCAATCAGTCCAACGCACAGCGTCGAAAGACAAGCTGCGGGGAATCTCTCGCTGATAGAACGTTTTCGCAGAGTGCCGGTCCACGATGGCAACAGTGACACGATTGACCGTCGGCTGAGGATCTATCTGCCGCTGAAAACACTGTGCCACCCAAGTGTTCAAGCTCTCGCCTGCCAGTGAAGCGGCTGTGGCAACCCGACGGTGCAGCTCAGGATCGATTCGAACGAGAAACTTTCCTGAGAACGGCTTCTCTGGGAGCTCGTTACGTGAGGCGCAAAAGTCGAGGTAATCGTCGATAGACTCCCTGAATGCAGTCCTGAGCTCATCGACGGATGTACCCTGAAAAGTGATGACATCGCGAGTGTGAAGAACCTGGCCGTGGAAAAGGCCTGCCTCGTCGTCAAACTCGACCTTCGCGATGTATCCCTTGTATTCCATCATGGGTTGACTCCTGCTGAGGAGAGAAATTGGCGGACTGACTTCACTGCGCCTTTGTCCGTCTCTTTCTCTGGATGCGGTCGGTGGAAGACCGCTCGAACGCCGTTTAGGGCAACGCGGACTCGTGATCCGTTTCCCTGCGAGATCGCTGCGCCAAGCGCTATGAAAAGACTCTCGATCTGAGTCCACTCGATGTTGGAGCGTACCGGATCTTCAAAAACGGCCTTGAGGGTGGTCCGCTGTCGATTGTTCATGTCGTCGGGGCAAGTCATTACGCTCACCAGCAACGCATGATACTACTACATGGTATCATCGGCAAGAGTTCCGAAAACATTAGGCAGCTTCAGGTTTCCACGGGCGCCTGGTGTTTTAAATGATTGTCGGATAATCGTTTAGCCGTCGATTGTGGCTTTGGGGTGGCCGTGGATCGTGAAGGTCGTCTTGCGAGAGTCGATCTGGCACCAAAGGGACTTGGCCACCAAGTCGAAGGTAGAGGACAACGGGATACCGATCGGGTTGGTGGGGCGCGTCTATTTGGTCTGGCCGCGACCTTAGGTAAATAAGTCCACTCTGAGGGGCCCGCGTCATGACGGCTGAGTTCCGAAGTCGCCAACCAAGACACCGACGCCCCCCCCGGATTTTCGGTGAGGCGTCGTCGGAGATGAACGAGCCTCGACCGACCACAGAGCGTCGCGTGCGGGTCAATCGAAGTTGATGTGGGCCCCGCAGTGGCCAATCACGATCACGCGGGCCTCAGCGTCCCACATGAAGTGGATGCGCAGCGTCTCATATTCGCTGTCTTTGACCCCGATCTTGAGATGCGGCAGCATCTCCACCGGCTGGCCCTTGTAATTGAACGTTCGAAGCTTCCGACCACGCTTGTTGTTGGCCACCGTGTCGGATTCATCGGGGGCGAATTCATTCTTCGTGAACACCTCCTTGGCCTGCGAATCAGGCTTGCCAGACGCCAGGTTCGCCCAGTAATCGCTCCCAAGGCGGCGGAGCAGATCGAAGGCCTTGCGGACCTTTCGAAATCCTTTGGCCGCATCGGCGGACTTCCACGCCGAATCGAGCACGACAAGACGATCGCCGTACAAACACGCCGCTGCCCGAAGCGCATCCACGATCGTTCCAGCGTCTCCCGCAATCGCGACGATGGAATCACGTGTCACCTCGTCCAACACCTGAGCCCCGTCACGGGGGCGATCGCGCAACTGGCTCATGCTCCCCTCAAGTCCGCGCGCCTTACTCTGGGCGGTACTGAGCTGCTCGCGCAGCTCGTCGCGCTCGAATTCCAATTGCTCGAGCTCTGAGTTCTTCTGAGCGATCTCCTGGTCTCGTTCCTCCAGGATGACCTCGAAATCCCTCACATCGGCTTGGAGTTCGTTGATGCTTGCCGTTAGGTCGGCCATCTCCGCCTGCGCGGCGGAGAATGCGGTACGATTTGCCAATGCCTGATGGCGGTCGCGCTCCTTGGCCACGCGCCGCCGAATCTGCTCCTCTCGAACCGCCTCGATGGTAATGTGACGACTGGCGTTCGTACGCGCGGTGCGGGCGGCTACACTCGCGAAGAGCCGACGCGTAGGGTCATCTCCCTCCACACGCCAATCATCGAGATCGACAGGGCGGAACGTCTGCGCCGGCACCTGATCCGCATAGGGACCGCTGGAGGCGGGGTAAAGAATTCGTACACCGCCGCCCCACGGGATCACATCGCGCCCGGCACGGTCCGCGAGCGTGTGCGTATCGACCGTGCCGGCGATTGCATATACGTCGGCAATGCCGCAGGCCAGCACACGAAGCTGTTGGACATCGACGAGCGGGACCCCGCCGGGCGGTGCGCTGATGACGACCAACGGCGCGGTGCGGCGTGGGTCGCGCAGGTGGGCAAGAAAGCTCTCGACGTTGCTGAGGTCGAGCGAGCGGGTCTCGAGACCAGGCGTCCCGACGAGCGGGGCATTCGCCGCCAACAGTCGGCCGACAACGCGTGGGCGGGTCGCGGCGACCTGAGGCAGGGCACTGCTGGCAATGTCCTGGGTGGCCAGCACCACAGTCGCCTGAATCGCGGTCGCCCCCTCTTCTGCCCTGATGCCTATTTCTGTGATCCACAGGCGCCCCGGGATCTTGGCATCAGGATGAGCATACCGAACTGCGTGCAGGTAAGGCGACTGTGAGTCGGTGTAGAGCACGTCGACCACAGCCCCGCTCGGGAGCGGGTACTTGCCGTTATGGGTGAGCGCCTCGGCCGGGATCGCTTCCCGGCGATCTGTCGCGATCCAGTTCGCAATCGAGCGCAGGATGCCAGTTGCCCCGCGGGAGGCGTCGAGGGCTAGACTGACGGCATAAGTGACGCGCAGGTGGCTGTGCGTGAGGGGCGGTTGCCGTGTACCCAACGGGCGTGGAAGGGCGGTCGATGCAGCCGAGGTGCTGGCGACAGCACGAAATGAACGCGGGGTAGGAGTCGTCATTGATTATCGGACGGTTTCAAGGGTCAGAAGGCTGGCGCCGAGGCTGCGGAGGCGCTCCCGCTCATGATGCACCCGCCCCCTGACAGTTCTGCCAGGGGGGCGGTCATGGACTACGGCAACTCACGCGGCATTGCACCCCTGACCTCAGCGCGCCAGAGAAACGTGCACGTGGGCGTCAACCTGATCGAGTACGATTTGCAACAGCGAAAGCGCGACTGCCGACGGAGCCACGAATAGGGGCTCGTCCACGGCCGAAAGCGACCCGTAATCGCCGTATAGGTCCGACGGCGGGCCGGATCCCTCCAGCCACCAGAGTGCGTCTCGGACCTCGGCCCGGAACTGCGGATCCGGCTCACGTGCTCCACCTCCCCGGGTATGTCCACCGGCCCGCCGACCGTTGGCTTGAGCTATACGAGCTGCTGCATCGACTCCCCCCTCAGGAACGGCCCTCACGGGGGCTATTCGCCAAGAACCGCGGTCAGACACTATGGGACTGGGCGTGTGGTCGGCGCGGTCTCTTCCCACCGCCTGGCCGACAGCCATGGGCAACCTTTATTGGCGGATTGCCGGTAGCGATCGTCGCGCGCCTGTTGCCCACCTGGGCGGGCATGGTCGGCTGCGCCCCCGTCGACGCTCGAACGCTGGAGGGGGCCCTCGGGCGGATCGGGATGGCGGCGGTGATCGAGGAACTCGATGCGGCTTGGCTAGACGCGCTGTCGAGCGGTGCCAAGTCCGTCCCCTTCACCCCGTTCACGTGGGTACCAGCGCAGGGGACGTGGTATGCCTTCATGAACGAGCTCGACCGATTGCAGCCGTAGCCCGAGAGGTGCTCCTCGGGCGGTGAGGGATCCGCGGCGAACGCCCGTGAGTGGTAGGGAGGTGGGTGCCCGGCGAGCCGGCGGGCTGGCAAGGCGGTAGGTTAGGGAGTCAGTCGCCCTGTGGCGTCTGGAGTATGATACGCGTGTAGCATATACTGTACGTGTTTCATATCTGCTTCGGCCAACCTTTCCCCGCCGACATCTCTCTTGCCCGCCCGCCCCACCAAGAGGCGCTCCACTGCCGGCGCCCCCGCAAGCGCCGCGCCGCCCGTCCGGCCAGAGCTGGTCGATCGTGAAACGGAGCTGGCCGAGCTGCGCCGTCTGGCCGATGAGCGCCGGCCGGTTCTTGCGCTGCTGTACGGGCGTCGGCGCGTGGGGAAGACCTTCTTGCTCGACCACGCCTGGCGGGGCCACCGGCATTTCTATTTTCTGGCCGCGGACACCACCGCCGAGCTGAACCGGCAGGAGCTGTTGCGGGAGCTGCGCGCGCAGGTGGGTGAGGGCGTCGATACCGATCCGGCCAACTACCCTAGCTGGCGGACGGTCTTTCGGCTGCTGGCCGACCTCGCCACGGACGAGCCGCTGGTGGTGGTGCTGGACGAGTTCCAGTACCTCATGGCCAAGGAAGACGACATCGTGTCGCATCTCGTGGCCGTGTGGGACCGTGAGCTGCGGGGGCGCCCGCTCATGCTGGTGTTGTGCGGCTCCGAGGTGGCCACGATGGAACGTCTCGAAGCCGGTG
This genomic interval carries:
- a CDS encoding TonB-dependent receptor produces the protein MSLAGVGAIVEGPLGRRASVIASAREGYFGLLAGPFGLTAIPRTTNGQLRAAWESGSGHRLWLSALGGRDAIDFVSLPDDVGNIDPTGTERVRGDRHMVGLGWQHPIGVQGAGRFTVSRASLGYGEDVTEARLNGARVWFNRSREAELTVRYDLTAQLGALGELTAGAVVRRLGTRTRMEAPFGSYLPLVPSGRVQPFRIDSTMPSGIEGVHLQISRDAGPAQLTAGVRADRFDLAEAIRVSPRLAAAIRLSPVLDLTAAVGRYHQQVPLVYLAAIDGNRSLSPMRADHAIVGVSWTPAPALKITLEGYEKRYAAYPVATGIPQLTLANAGDSYDVVSALVPMRSLGRGRVRGIELFAQRQLFEGLYWQVALSHTRVRHVAGDGLWRRGAYDAPFSATVIAGRRFGTRWDLSMRGSVASGRPTTPVRTDLSTAQRRLVLDAERLYTDRAASYHRFDVRGERRFTVGGRPLAVYLDLQNVTNRRNVAGVDWNPKTNRLAMAEQAGLLPVLGLNLKF
- a CDS encoding TetR/AcrR family transcriptional regulator, whose product is MEWIVEGATRILAADGLTGLTTNRVAEVAGISVGSLYQYFPNKDAIVVAIIERAQRETVAAVEAVAAQVQGAPLADSVAALVDLAIAAQYDRSRLAAALDHEEQRLELGAALAPGHERVRAAIASVIGGHLPPETPDLVLEAADDLFLLVRSMVDHAGAAGLPRDQTRRRVLRAALGYLEACRRTDR
- a CDS encoding thermonuclease family protein — translated: MTMRALLGVLLLLACSANPVSSLEERQSCRITRIVDGDTVDCDEQRIRLLLIDTPERNQPPFGAQAAAALAQLIPVGSVVRLEFDVRRTDRYGRTLAYLHTERGVFVNEALTRAGYAVPLVYPPNVRHVERIRAAAEQARVARAGLWSVDGFACLPADARAGRC
- a CDS encoding alpha/beta hydrolase-fold protein, which translates into the protein MTPNRHRRSGLWPSLRTIGAATLLASSIACSGRSAPLPAEPAPEPPTPTPGWVTTTVNAPGVVYRIFQSEAARTAVSYHIYQPPQYDAEPARRFPVLYWLHGSGGGLGGIAPVAAHFDAAIRSGRIPPMLVVFANGMTSSMWADSKDGRTPMETVVARDLVAEVDARFRTVATREGRILEGFSMGGYGVARIGLRYPERFGAISMLAAGPLDLDFDGPRARANPAERARIFREVYSDDLAYYRAQSPLTVAESFAQRAGARVRLRIVVGDADNTAPASAAFSTLLRGLGVAHEYILLPNVDHDTMALFAALGERNWSFYRGP
- a CDS encoding ribbon-helix-helix protein, CopG family — its product is MKTTLNIDDTVMASLRREAARTGRTMSELVETALRQLLRRAPAAAELPPLPSFQSGGALVDVSDREALYRQMEGR
- a CDS encoding TA system VapC family ribonuclease toxin, whose translation is MFVVDTNVLVYAADANAPEHLRCRALLERWRRQAGAWYLTWGNCYEFLRIVTHPRVFRQPWSSEAANEFLTAIQRSPGLSMLVPTERHAAVLAEAVAEVPVIGGNLWHDAETAVLMREHGIRRICTRDTDFARFPWVEMVDPLTGEP
- a CDS encoding protein-export chaperone SecB; translation: MSRDASKDMHSAGLKVSPPELWQLSFTRHELSEAFSTEFPPLLFGLGLNRITSHSLGVELSIEIKDFKPLTLRASYRAVFELEDSVDPNDTDQQLRFVAAQVGPSILYPFIRETVVSTVVKAGLPPLLPPVVNFRSVFDPNQIALPELVDSGDPKAND
- a CDS encoding type II toxin-antitoxin system HicB family antitoxin, with the protein product MMEYKGYIAKVEFDDEAGLFHGQVLHTRDVITFQGTSVDELRTAFRESIDDYLDFCASRNELPEKPFSGKFLVRIDPELHRRVATAASLAGESLNTWVAQCFQRQIDPQPTVNRVTVAIVDRHSAKTFYQREIPRSLSFDAVRWTDCSRGRNPNQFRQNNFTLVNQLMAAEHEEPTAFRGREYSSVS
- a CDS encoding type II toxin-antitoxin system HicA family toxin, which encodes MNNRQRTTLKAVFEDPVRSNIEWTQIESLFIALGAAISQGNGSRVRVALNGVRAVFHRPHPEKETDKGAVKSVRQFLSSAGVNP